The following coding sequences are from one Syngnathus acus chromosome 12, fSynAcu1.2, whole genome shotgun sequence window:
- the rad23b gene encoding UV excision repair protein RAD23 homolog B isoform X2 yields the protein MVTKPKKAPSAAQPSPATSTPSTAPPPPTPSSTASHNPTERLPADGQADARRPAAAAAAAAAAAASDTAATAVPVPPSTGVWETFGNLMDEAGSNVVTGSSYDSMVTEMMLMGYEREQVVEALRASFNNPDRAVEYLLSGIPGRDQPRGRGSDTALSGAPAGPTGDLNDPDNMGASQGTDNPLSFLRNQPQFHMMRHLIQQNASLLPALLQEIGRENPELLQEISNHQEHFIQMLNEPLPESPGPMAQDSGSSGGAPSDPQSGSNMSYIQVTPQEKEAIERLKALGFPEGLVIQAYFACEKNENLAANFLLQQNFDDD from the exons ATGGTGACAAAG CCTAAAAAGGCCCCTTCTGCAGCTCAGCCGTCACCAGCCACATCGACACCCAGCACGGCGCCTCCTCCTCCGACGCCGTCGTCAACTGCCTCACACAATCCAACCGAGCGACTTCCAGCGGACGGACAAGCCGATGCAAGGCGacctgccgccgccgctgctgctgctgctgctgctgctgcttcagaTACGGCCGCCACGGCCGTTCCTGTTCCCCCCTCAACGGG GGTCTGGGAGACGTTTGGCAACTTAATGGACGAGGCAGGTTCAAATGTTG TGACGGGCTCGTCGTATGACTCCATGGTGACGGAGATGATGTTGATGGGCTATGAGAGGGAGCAGGTTGTGGAGGCGTTGAGGGCCAGCTTCAACAACCCCGACCGAGCCGTGGAGTACCTGCTCTCG GGTATCCCAGGCAGGGACCAGCCTCGGGGCAGAGGGTCCGACACGGCGTTGAGCGGAGCGCCAGCCGGACCAACGGGAGACCTAAATGACCCGGACAACATGGGCGCCTCACAGGGCACAG ATAATCCGCTGAGTTTCTTAAGGAATCAGCCGCAGTTCCACATGATGCGCCACCTGATCCAGCAGAACGCATCACTGCTTCCCGCTCTGCTGCAAGAGATCGGTAGGGAAAACCCAGAGTTGCTGCAG GAAATCAGCAACCACCAGGAGCACTTCATTCAAATGCTTAACGAGCCTCTCCCCGAGTCACCGGGACCCATGGCCCAGGACTCTGGGAGCTCCGGAGGCGCGCCGAGCGACCCGCAGAGCGGCAGCAACATGAGCTACATCCAGGTCACCCCGCAGGAGAAGGAAGCTATTGAGAGG ttaAAAGCGTTAGGCTTTCCAGAGGGACTGGTCATCCAAGCCTACTTCGCGTGCGAGAAGAACGAGAATTTGGCTGCCAACTTCCTTTTACAGCAGAACTTTGATGACGATTGA
- the rad23b gene encoding UV excision repair protein RAD23 homolog B isoform X1, which produces MQITLKTLQQQTFKIDIDEEETVTTLKERIEQEKGKDNFPIAGQKLIYAGKILSDDSVLKEYKIDEKNFVVVMVTKPKKAPSAAQPSPATSTPSTAPPPPTPSSTASHNPTERLPADGQADARRPAAAAAAAAAAAASDTAATAVPVPPSTGVWETFGNLMDEAGSNVVTGSSYDSMVTEMMLMGYEREQVVEALRASFNNPDRAVEYLLSGIPGRDQPRGRGSDTALSGAPAGPTGDLNDPDNMGASQGTDNPLSFLRNQPQFHMMRHLIQQNASLLPALLQEIGRENPELLQEISNHQEHFIQMLNEPLPESPGPMAQDSGSSGGAPSDPQSGSNMSYIQVTPQEKEAIERLKALGFPEGLVIQAYFACEKNENLAANFLLQQNFDDD; this is translated from the exons ATGCAGATCACTTTGAAAACTTTGCAACAGCAGACGTTCAAAATCGACATCGACGAGGAGGAGACG GTGACAACATTAAAAGAGAGGATTGAACAAGAGAAGGGCAAGGACAATTTTCCTATTGCCGGGCAGAAACTCATCTACGCTG GTAAAATCCTCAGTGATGACTCTGTCCTCAAGGAATATAAAATTGATGAAAAGAACTTTGTGGTCGTCATGGTGACAAAG CCTAAAAAGGCCCCTTCTGCAGCTCAGCCGTCACCAGCCACATCGACACCCAGCACGGCGCCTCCTCCTCCGACGCCGTCGTCAACTGCCTCACACAATCCAACCGAGCGACTTCCAGCGGACGGACAAGCCGATGCAAGGCGacctgccgccgccgctgctgctgctgctgctgctgctgcttcagaTACGGCCGCCACGGCCGTTCCTGTTCCCCCCTCAACGGG GGTCTGGGAGACGTTTGGCAACTTAATGGACGAGGCAGGTTCAAATGTTG TGACGGGCTCGTCGTATGACTCCATGGTGACGGAGATGATGTTGATGGGCTATGAGAGGGAGCAGGTTGTGGAGGCGTTGAGGGCCAGCTTCAACAACCCCGACCGAGCCGTGGAGTACCTGCTCTCG GGTATCCCAGGCAGGGACCAGCCTCGGGGCAGAGGGTCCGACACGGCGTTGAGCGGAGCGCCAGCCGGACCAACGGGAGACCTAAATGACCCGGACAACATGGGCGCCTCACAGGGCACAG ATAATCCGCTGAGTTTCTTAAGGAATCAGCCGCAGTTCCACATGATGCGCCACCTGATCCAGCAGAACGCATCACTGCTTCCCGCTCTGCTGCAAGAGATCGGTAGGGAAAACCCAGAGTTGCTGCAG GAAATCAGCAACCACCAGGAGCACTTCATTCAAATGCTTAACGAGCCTCTCCCCGAGTCACCGGGACCCATGGCCCAGGACTCTGGGAGCTCCGGAGGCGCGCCGAGCGACCCGCAGAGCGGCAGCAACATGAGCTACATCCAGGTCACCCCGCAGGAGAAGGAAGCTATTGAGAGG ttaAAAGCGTTAGGCTTTCCAGAGGGACTGGTCATCCAAGCCTACTTCGCGTGCGAGAAGAACGAGAATTTGGCTGCCAACTTCCTTTTACAGCAGAACTTTGATGACGATTGA